Genomic window (Cellulosilyticum lentocellum DSM 5427):
TTTGGTGCTAGAAGGAACAATCAAAGGAGTCATTAACGGCAACTCTGTAACTATTCCTCCAGGAGATATTTTTTTCGTCAATAGTAGTGATTTACATGAAACTGATGCAGTGGATCAAAATCACATGCGGGCTATTACACTTTTACTCTCTTATGATTTACTCAAGGAGTACTGCCCTGATGTAGATACTTATTATTTTAATTGGAGTGGCAATGATACGATTCATCAGCAACTCAAAAAGCTTATTCTAGAGTGTGCCAAACTCTCAGAAAAGAAAGATGTTTACTATGAATTAGAACTCTCTATTGCTCTCAGAAAGCTCTGCCTTATTTTGCTAAAAAATTGTAAGCATAAAAGGCAAGAAAAAAATCTAAGTAAGCCTGAGGTAAAAAGTATGGTAGATATTAGGAAAGTCATTGCCTTTATAGAAAATCATTATGAAGATGATCTTTCGCTATCAGAGATTGCGACTTACATCGGCATGTCTCCTAACTATTTTTCTCGCTTTTTCAAGAATGCTACTAATGAAACCGTACATAGTTATTTAACACACATCAGACTATATCACGCCCATAAAGAGCTACTAAATAGCACTCACTCTATAACAGAGCTTGCTTTAAACAATGGTTTTCCTAATGTAAAAGCCTTTATTGAGGCTTTTAAAAAAGCCTATGGTACAACTCCAAATAAATATAAGAATCAATTTGCTAAAAGATAAGATTTAACCATCTTAAGTAAATAATAAACAATACCCACTTTAAGTTGTGTTGTAAAATGACAATATAAATAATGGAGGTGGGGTTATGCATAAAGATTTAGAGGTAGCCTTTCATAATATGCTAGCGCTCTTGAAAAAGGATATGCGTTGTAAAGGAGGTTGGCATTATGGCTCTATTAGCCGAGGGCAAGATGATATTTATTCTGATTACGATCCAGTTTTTTTGGTAGCAGATAAAGATTTTGAAGCCTTTGCGGCAGACGTTCCCTATTTTCTTAGGGCTGTTTCCGATGAGCTTTTAATCCTTTGGCCAGAGAGCTTTAATGATGCTTCCTTCAAAAATTACTGCAGTGTCATTCGCCTGGGAGATAATCTCCATCAATTAGACTTTTTTATTATTAATCAGGACCACCCAGAAGCTTGGATGTGCAAACAACACTGTAAGGGTTGTACCAAGGAGCATATTCTTTTTGACCAAACAGGGGAGGTAGCTGATTTTCTTGACAAAGGCTATCGCACAGATAACTACATTCCTGACACCCTAAGAGCCATAGATACTTACTGGTTCCATATTGAGATGCTGATTAAATACTTCAAAAGAAATGATATCTTCAAATTAATAAAAAACATCCAAGAGTTCTTATTTCATTCACATGTGGATTTACTACTATCCTACTATGATAACTTAGATTGGGGTGCCTGGGAAAGCAAAGTAAAACACTGTATCCCTAATGAAAAACAAGAACACTTAAAAGCTTATTTTTCTAAAGCAGATCTTTGCAGCCTAGAAGCTGCTGTCAAAGAAAGCATGGTTCTTTTTAAACAAGATGCTGAAGAAATTTGTAGAGCGAAGAGCCTTGAATATCCTACTTTGGCCTCTGAACAAATTATTGCCTACTTTTATAAAAGATTGGCTTCCGATAACTGGAGCTAATTTTCTAGCTTTATCATCTCATAAAACCATCTAATAAAAAACACGAAGAGCAATGACTATTTGATTCATGGCCTTCGTGTTTTTTATTAGACTTTAACACCTTGCAGGAACAAATTCATTTAATCTATTAACTAACTTAAAGTTGCCACCTATATCACCTCTAATGGCTTGTTATCATTATTTGTTCCTTTATACCCCTATTATTCATAAATTGCAAGAAAGGAGGTAATCTTTCCTTCGGGATGGCACGACTCTAGAAGGCCAAACTCTGGATCATAATATTGCTGGTTATACAATAAGACCCAATGTGTATAAGTTGGCATATGTACTGTTAAAATAGCATACTCTGAAGGCATTGGATTCTTCTTTGAAATTCTCACGTTTTTTTCTGCATGTTTAATCTTATAGTAATCAAGGGCCTCGATTAGTTGACCTATTGAGGTTGGTCCTTCTGTCTTCATCACCTTGAAAACTTCTTCAATACTTTTATTAGTAATCATTGCTATACATGCTTGACCACAAGCACATGGATTAGGCTGCATCATTAGTTCCATCTAAATCCTCCTCATTACTGGCATATATTGTACAATGTCTGTATCGCCATCAATCATTGGTTCATTAATCACATACTCCTCCATAAAATGATGACTTCCAAAACAATACTTCTCATTATGCTCTATGGATTTAATAAAATTAAACCAAGATTGGCTATTCATTTTATACTTTATGAACCGTTTTAAATATAAACCACCTGTAAATGTTTCCTTTATAAGCTTCTCATCCTTTATTTCAAGCGCTTCTGGAATAGTTAAATATAAGGTATAAAAATACTCCGGTGTTCCTATCTTTTCAAAGTTATAAAAGGCAAATAGCCTTGTCTCAGCTTTTTGAAACTCAATCCCATTGTTTCTTGCCCAATCAAATAAATATTTTCTTGCTTTATTTTCTGCATTTTTACCTTTTACAGTATAAGAAACACAGGTCAAAGGAGAAAGTAGCTCTTCCGTTTCCTCTGCCTTTAAATCACTACGTAATAGGATAGGCATATATAAATCCACTCCACCAATATGCTCCATGTCTTGTGTAAAACCTAGATGTTCCTCAAGCCATTGTGCCTCCCCATAGACATATTTACTTCCCTCTAACCACTTTTGAAATCTCTGCCAGCCTTTTATAATTGCTTCTCCAAGGCATTCGCCACGCTTAATAGCCGTTACTGCATATAATCCGCCACTCAGCTCTTTAGTCTTTACCTTTTCATCTTCCACTACTAAATCTTCTGGAATAGTAATACACACCTCATAGCCATACTCTTCTCCAGATGCATCCGTATCGGGTGCGTTATAACCAAAGATACGATAATTCCCATTATTAATATCTATATTATTTTTCTTAACCCAGTCCTGCATGACGCTAAAGGCACCATCTTCAGGATTTTTTCCGTAATAGCAATAATAAGCAACTCTCATGGCTTTCATTTCTTTTAAAACTTTTATATCTGGATACTGCTCTGCAACCTCACTATCTTGTACTTCGAAATACTTGTCCATTACATTAACCCTTTCAAAAATATAATTTTTAATGCTATCCGTATACTTACTAGGTAAAAATCCCGTAATACTCTTAAAGCTTCTGGAAAAGGCATCTACACTATTGTAAGCATATTTTACAGCCACCTCTATGATTTTCTCTTTACCTTGTTTAAGATCATGAGCTGCGCAAGATATTCTGCGACATCGTATGTATTCTTTAGTCTGATAACCTGTAATAGCAAAAAACATCCGGTAAAAATTAGATACTGACATAAAAGCTTCTTTAGCTATATCCTCTATCTTCATCTCTTCTTCTAGAGAAGCTTCAATGTAGTCAATAGCTTTTTGAATCCTTTCATAATAATTCAAGGCTCTCCCCCCTCTTTTGCTAAGTTGATATTATTATAGCAGTTCCCTCTTGCTAAAATCCGACTTTTTCTCTAAAAAAACAGCCATAGCCCATGCTCTAGCATGTGCCATGACTATCCTTACACAATATATTCTAACTGACAATCACAAGGTTCTTTTTCAACGTGCTCCTTGTTATACTCCAAGGCTTCTACACAGCCCATAGCCTTATAAAATGCTTGAGATTCTATTGATGAATGCGCTGAAATATACAATTTCTTTGCGCCCTTTTCTCTTGCCCATGTAGATGCCATTTGAAAAAGTTGTTTACCTATTCCCATTCCCCGCATCTCTTCTGATACATGAATGCTTGAAAGGTCTAGATACTCTTGGTTTGATCCGAAAAATTCACTTTCTACTGAACTTATGCCTTTAAGTATCCCTTCTTTAAACGCCCCAAATACAATACCACCAGTTTCTAACGTGTGCTTAAGGCATTTTATTAATATCCTATACTCTTCTTCTCCCCAGTTCTCCTCAAATGGATTATCCTTAACTACCCAATTACCATCAATTTTTCTCCAACATTTCGTAACCACTTGATGACGCTTAAATTCTTTAAAAAGCTCTAAATCCATTTCTTCCGTGCTAAGTGCTCTATATTCCATATATACCTCCTCTTTGGTTACTATTTATCTATAGTATAGCTCATTTTATCCTTTCTTAGATAAAGATTATTTAACTCATCTATTACATTATAACCTCAGCATTTTTTCTATTAATCCACTCTGTAGAAATATCCATTGCAGCGCGACAGGCTTTAGTTTGGTCTAAAGCATTAAGCATTACAAAATCATGGATGATCGCCTGAAAACGTATAGCTGTTACATTGACTCCAGCTTCTCTCAGCCTTCTAGCATAAGCTTCTCCCTCATCTCTTAGCACATCTGCCTCTCCATTTAAAACCATGGCATCAGGAAGCTCTTTTAATTCTTCTATAGTTGCCCTTAGAGGTGAGGCTGTTATCTGATTACGATCCTTTTTACTCATTGTATACTGATCCCAGAACCACATCATGCCTGCTCTATACAGATAATAATTTACTGCAAACTTGTAATAGGATTCCGTAGAAAAACAGGCATTTGTAACGGGATAATAGAGGAGCTGCTTATGGATTTTAGGCCCTTTTCTATACTTAGCCATAATCGTCATTATAGTTGCCATATTCCCTCCTACGCTATCTCCAACAACTGTTAGGGTATCTAATCTAGCATTACAGCTCGCTTGTACTAATAAATCTGGTAATGAACACATGACTTCATAGCACTGCTCAACGGCTGTAGGATATTTAGCTTCTGGTGATCGGCTATATTCAGGAAATATGACTATAGACTGTGTACGCGCAGCTAGTTCTCTTACTAATTTATCATGCGTATGAAAACTACCAAATACCCAACCTGCTCCATGAATATAGTAAATCACATGAGGGCTACCTACGATATTGTCCGGTATTACACAATAGACACTAATGGTCCCCCAATTGCTTGTTTGAACGGGTATTATTTTAATTTCAGCTGGATACTTATAAACAGGTGCATCCTGGGCACGTTCTAAAACCTCACGCCCCTGCTCTGGAGGAAGCTGAAAAATAAGAGGTGGTTTGGAGCTCTTATCACAAACCAATTCTGCTTCTCTTTCTAAAGGTACTGTTCTCCTCATATATCTATTCTCCTTTACAACTTTTTGGGGAAATCTTCTAAACCTCTTATCTTTGTTGTAAAATCTTAGGTATTTCACTTCCAATATATGATTGAACCTCCAGAAGTTTACTACTTCTTGGCGTATGAATTGATTGCTCTTTTATAACTACTTCATTGGTAATGATTTCTTGACCTTATTTCCCTTTCCACCAATCAGCAGTCAATTCTTTATAATCTATTCTTGCCCAATTAGTAGACGATTGACCCGTCTGTAAGTTTATATTCTGCTTGTAACAATATGTCTTGGGCCAAGTACAAAATATGGATTTTTTCTGCAACATGACCTTTGTTAAAAACATCTTGTTTTGAACAATCCATCCATCAGTAGGTATCATTGTAATTTCAACATGTTCTTCTTGTCTTGTTACTTTATATTTACCAGAAAAATACCCCATAGACGCATCCATCTCTATCTTAAAACGACCATTCACCTCTGTATTTTTCATACGTAATAAATCGGGAAAGGCATCTACAAATTTCAATATAAAAATATGTTTTGAGCTCTGGAATCTTAGGGATTCCATCAGCTTCATATCCTCTACTGTTTGATAGGTTGCAATTAATCCCTGTTCATGAATTTCATGATTGTTACAAGGATAGGTTTGTAAAATCACTTCTTGTTTTTTCCCAAACTCAACCAGCTCACAATCATAGCCATATCTAGTAAAATGGCGCATTTGTCCATCTTTTGGAATAGGTACTGGAAATGCATCTGGCAGTATGTCTTTCCCATCGATTTGTATTTTAAGGATAGTATTTTTCTTTCTCACTAAATCAAATTGGTACATAGCAAAAGCTGGAAAGGATACTGGATTTCTTGAAGATACGCCTATTGGTGCTATAAGATCAAAGGTTCTACTTGGTTTCTTTCCATGTTCCCTTGCAACTACATCTATTAGCCTTCCTTTGTAATCACGAAAACAAAATTCAACTTGAATGCCCTCCTCTGTTAGCTGAAAACATCCTCTATCAAAAGTCACTTTACGATAGTGCTTGAGTCCTTTATCGCATACCTCAAACTTTCCAACTTCCTTAATGCATAAGCTTTCTTCATCGTATACATCCACATATTTATCATTTCGATACGCAATGACCCTAAAACCTTTTCCTTCGTTTTCTGTAACTAGGTACTGTAATTCAAGGCCTGCATAAATTGCTTCTGGATTTTTTTCAAAGTTAAAAAGGATGAGTTTCTTAATAGGTACAATTTCCATGGTAAAAGGTTGGAGAACCTCACCATTCATTATCTTCATATAAATAACCTCCTAATGACTCTTTTTTTACATTTACTGTATGGTACCGCCTAAATTGTGATTCATCTTCTTAAGTGTTCCTATAGCCATTTTTAATTCTTCCTTACTAATTCCCCTATACATTTCTTGCATAAATTGGTTAGTCCCTTCTAAATTCACTTGTTCTAGCTTTGTCATTTTATCTGTTGCAACAAGTCTCAGTTTTCTTTTGTCTTTTTCATCTTGTATGATTCGCAAATATCCATTTTGCTCCAACTGTGTTGCCATACGCTTCACATTCTGATAAGAACAGCCAATGAACTCCCCTGTTTCTTTCAAAGTGGGTGCTTCTTCTCCCATTACACTTAATGCAACCATCATAAAATGCTGCTTCATAGTAATGTCCTCAAACTGACTGTCCCCTATTGTTTGAATACGATTGCATAACGCAAAGAGCATCCCATATAACATTAGCTCTTCATCAATTCCTTCTAATTTCAAGCTACGCCCTCCTTTTTCAAGAATATATAATATGTTATGTATTTTACTTTTAAAATATAACATGTTATGTATTTTGTCAAGAAGCAATCAACTATTATGCTCATCTACTTATTATATGCTAGTGGATCTGCTATTTTACCTAAACAAGGGGCTGTAAAAAAACAGCCTCGAAACAAGGAGCAGGTCGCCTGTAGCGACCTGCTCCTTGTTTTTTAATAGATTTATTATCATTATCACAAAATTAGAAGTCACTTATTAAGCCTATGGTTTTATAGGCTTTAAATGATGATATTATATCCGTTTTTTATGCAGCTATGGATGTCCGATGTTTCTTGTTATGATACTTATAGAGGTTGTATCCACAAGAGATTAACGTGAATTCTAAAATGACAGCTTTTTCACCTCGCCGAAATAATCTTTTATAAGATCTATCCCACTTAATTATCCCAAATGTCCCCTCTGATTGAATACTTCTGTTCATACACAATAAGGCACCATGAATTGATTCTAGATTATTTATTACTTCCTTATGTATTTCTGTTAATTCTCGATTAAGGCGTACTGTTCTATTTCCATGTGATCTTTTGCAACATTCACTACGATATGGACATCCTGCACAGTCTTCACATTCATATATTTCTTCTGTTCTACCATATTGATTTTTATATATATGCCTATCACATTTATATATAAACTTTTTATTATTAGGACAGATCAGGTTTCCTTGTTCATCTCTTTTGAAATTTACTGCACGATATGGATCATAATGATATTTTTCATTCTTAGTTTCCCTCTCAAACATAGTAAATTTCATATATTTTTCCATGCCATGTTCCTCACAATAAAGATAATTATTATAAGAACCATATCCTGCGTCAGCAACAGGATACGTTGGATAATGACCATAAGTAGCATTAAACTTTTCCATTAAAGGTTGAAAACATTCCATGTCTGAAGCATAAGGTTTTGCGTCTATTACAGCTATATATTCATCACATATGGAAGCCTGCATGTTGTAAGCAGGAAGGAGCTGGTCATTTCCCATATAATCACGTTTGATTCTCATAAAAGTTGCATCGTGATCAGTTTTTGAATAACTATTTCTTCGCTCACCACATACTTCGAGGTGCTTTGCATATTTCTTGAGGCGTTCTAGATACCCCTGCATTTCCTGATACTGTTTTTGATGGATACTTTTCTTATGCCCCGCTCCGGAAACAAATTTTGAAACCTCTAGATTTATTGCCTTCTGATAATTTTCAAGCAATGCCTCAACGTAATCAATCGCATATTCATCTCTTTTTTCTAACTTCACATTAAGAAAACTAAGAACCTCTGAATTCATTGTATCGATGAGTAATGAGATCTTTTCGAACACTTTGTTTCTATTTTTGATGCAAGATTTCTTCCATACCCAGGTATAGCGATTAGCATTAGCTTCAATCTTTGTTCCATCGATGTAAGTGTGATGTAAATCCACATGCTCTTGATTAAAAATATAAGAATTGATATCAATGAAGATTTGTTCAATTGAAGTCGTTAATTCATTACGAATAAAGTTGCCGAAAGTAGCAAAAGATGGAGCTTTCATTCCGTCAAGAAGATACATATATCTGATGTCTGTACGACAGAGTTTTTCAATATTTCTTAAAGAACTAATGCCATGCTCCATAAAAGTGAAAAGTATAATCTTAAGCATTTTATCTGAATCACATCTTGGACGACCTGTTTTGCAGTCCTTCTCTACAAAATATCGTGTTAGGTCAATGTGATCCATTACTTCGCATAAAGTATATACTGGATCTGAAATATCAATTATTTTTTCGATATCCAATGGTAATTTTAGCTGTCTTGGTGTAAAATTATCATTGGTATTTTTGTTTAGTAGCATAAATAAATTATACCAAAAAAATCGCTGAAGTCTTACGATCTCAGCGATTTTTTCGTTAGGGGAGTTTTTTTACATCCCCTTATCTAATATTATTTTTTCATAATCACACCTATCCTTAGCCGTATTGGCCCTATTAATGGTACCTTCAAAATATATTTATTAAGTAAAACTGTTTTTCTCTATAATATGTATGATCTCTTGATTAATCTGTTCTGCAATTTCATGATTAATTCCATGTCCAACACCTTCAAAAAATTTCACACGCATCTTTTTCTCTCTCAGTATAGCTTCTCCACCAAGCTTTTCAAAAGGATCTTCCAGTCCTACAAGGAAAAATGCCTTTGTACGAAGTAACTCTATCTCTTTTTCTGATAAAGAAGATATACTATGATACTTCATAGCCATATTATTATACTACATTTCTTTATTTTCTGCGCATAAGTTCAAACCAGAATTTTACTCCTCCATCTGTGTTGTTGACTCCATAGGGCATTTTATGAAGTTCTAATACGTTACGTACAATAGATAGTCCAAGACCTGTCCCTCTTTCACATCTTTCTTTGTCCTTATCTCCTTTATAAAAAGCGTCCCAAATTAGAGGAAGCTGATTTTCTGGAATAGGCTCTCCTTCATTTTCAATGACTACCCTTCCTTTTTCAATTGAGATTTGAATCTTTCCGCCCTCTGGTGTATGTATAAGTGCATTGATTACTAGATTATTGATTACTTGCATCATTCTTTTGTAGTCTGCTACAATCTCCCACTCCTGATCAGCAGTAAAAGTTACTTCTAATTCCTGATTTTCAAAAAGTCTTTCTTTATTTTTTAAGACCTCTTGGATAAGGGTATTCAGACAAAATGTTTCTTCCTTCAATGTATAGGCCTTTGATTCTAGCTTTGATAAGTCCAGCATTTCTAGTATAAGCTCATCCATCTTGGCAGTCTCATCTATGATGACTTCTAGATAATGATCTCTTTTTTCTTCTGAAATATGCTCCTTTAGCCCTTCACTATAAGTACGAATAATGCCTAAAGGTGTTTTTAACTCATGACCAATAGTGTCTGTAAGTTCTCTTCTATTCTTCTCTAAGAGTATCTGCTTTTCGTAAGTTTTCCATAAACCCTTAGATAAAATAACTACTAGTAGAACTATCATAATTAAAGAAAATACATATACGGGTGCTAAATTTTTTATGGCTATTTCTAATGGAAAGCTAACTGTATTTACCACTAAATAATAGTTTTTTCCACCTTCATTAAAATACCGTATGATCTGTCCTTTCTCTTTATAAAATTCACTTTCAAAGGATGATATTGTTATCTGCTCCTTGGCTTCCTGCATCATTTCCTTAGTAAGTGTCGGTGTACATGTCTCAAATCTCCTTATGATCTTCTCATTCCTACTCCTCTTCATATAGTAGTAGCTATCTCCTATATTCATAAACCCTACATTTACTATACTCTCTGGATAAAATGTACAGTTATCTGCCCTATACTTCTTTAGCCCCTCTACATCTTCTACTATAAAAGTATATTCCTCTAGAAACTCACGCTTTATCCGTGAAGCACTTTTAATAATTTGCTTATCAGGAATTACACCTGTTGGCTTCCACTCCTCTTTATAAATCGTTATTTTCTCAGGAATAATTTCATTCTTATATTGATATCCTGATACACTTAATGAAAACTTTAGGATATCATTTTCTTTTTGCATTAGTTCAAACAAATGAGTAATCTGCTCACTACTAAGGTATTTATCCACATCAACTAGTGCAAAATAGGATTCATATGAACTTTTACCAAAATTACTTTCATTAACTATAATGGGATTTGGACAAGCTATATAGTTGCCTGTTTTTACTACACTCTCCCCTGTTTCTGTATAAAGTGCCGCTCTTATGTAATTCTCATTAGTGCAAAAGAAATCTCTCCGCATAATAAAAAAATAACTTAAGGGTGTATCTATATTTCTGTGTTCAGCACTAAACTCAGATGCTGAAGGTATATCCTCCATAATAGAGGAGCAAAATCCAGCTCTCCTATTTTCGCAATCAGCTTTACTATGTTTATACTGCACAAACGTAAATAGGCTCATTATTCCTATATAAAAAGCAAAAAAAGCCGCAAATACTCTTAAAAGTATTTTCCGAAAGCTCATCTTATTTTTCATTGGTTGCCACCTCCAGCTTATAGCCCACTTTCATGATTGTACGAATAGCCTTGCCACTTTTACCCAATGCTTTTCTAAGTTTTTTTACATGAGTATCTATCACCCTATCATTCCCTTCAAAGTCATACCCCCACAACCTTACGATAAGCTGGTCTCTTGTAATGACTTGATTTTTATTTCTCATGAAATAAACAAGCATCCTATACTCCATAGGAGCTAGCTTGATTTCTTCCCCTCCTACAGTCACCTCTAATTTCTTGCAATCTATACAAATATCATTAACCTTCAGCTTGTCCTCAATAATGGTTCCTTTTGCCCTCTTAATAAGAGAATTAACTTTAGCATATAATACCCCTAAAGAAAAAGGCTTTGTCACATAATCATCTGCCCCTAACTCATACCCATAAAGCTGATCTTCTTCATCAGATTTTGCTGTAATAAAAATAATGGGTGTTTCATACCGAAGGCGCACCTCTTTACATACTGTAAAACCATCTATTCCTGGCATCATCACATCTAGTAAGATTAAATCAAAGCTTTCTTTTTCTAAAATACTCAGCGCTTCTTTCCCCTGATTCACGCAGATAACCTTACAGTCTTTAACTTGAAAGTAATCACTGATTATCTCCTGCATTCTCTTTTCATCTTCTACTAATAATATTTTATCCATTTCTGTCCTCCCCTTTTCCCTCTCATAATAGTAGCATAATCTGTCTTTTTTATGACCTTTTGTATGTAAAATACATTGTTATAAAAATCCCCAACCAAGTGCTACTAGTACTTGGTTGGGGATTTTTATTTTCTATTCAAATTATGCCTTTATCGCCCATCTCATTTTCGTTGAGCGAGCGCGACCATTCATATTACATTCTTCTGCTGATGGTCTGATAACCTCAGTGGCAATTTCACTATAAACCCCTTCACGGAGTAATCTTTTAAAGGATTTTTTAACAAGTCTATCTTCTCCTGAATGGAATGTCAGTATGGCAACACGTCCTCCTTTGGCAAGAACATTAGGAAGCTTTTCTAAAAATTCTTCTAGCACTTCAAACTCACTATTAACATCAATTCGTAATGCTTGGAACGTTCTTTGACATGATTTCTTAATCGCTTCTTTTCGTTTATCTTCTGGAATAAATTCAAGAGCTTCTCCTATAACTTGTTGAAGCTTAGTCGTCGTAGAAATATAATCTTTTTTTCTTATTTTAGAAATAATAGCCTCTGATATCTCCTTGGCATAAGGTTCATCCGAATTTTCAATTAGCATACCTTCTAATTCTTTTTGTGTCATATCTTTTAAACGTTCAGCTGCCGATATACCTTTCTCAGGATCCAATCGTAAATCCAATGGCCCTTCATATTTAAATGAAAAACCTCTATCTGGATTATCAATTTGCATTGAAGAGACACCTAAATCCGCCAACATAAAATCAAATAAGCCATTTTCTGCAGCTACTTGATCAATATCCCGAAAGTTCAGCTGCTTAATTGTTAATATTTCCTCTCCATACCCTAAATCTTCTAACCGTTTTTTTGTTTTTACTATTTCAATAGGATCTACATCCAAGGCATACATATGCCCCTTAGCTTCTAAACATTTTAGCATTTCTAAAGTATGACCACCATATCCAAGGGTTGCATCTAGTCCCTTTTGCCCCGGTTTTATTTGTAAAAATTCTAGTATTTCTTTAACACATATAGATATATGCATACCAGCAGGTGTACTTCCTTTTTTGATTACCTTCTCAATCGTATCTCCATATTTTTCAGGCTGAAGTTCTTTGTATTTTTCTTTATAATTTTTTGGATGAGTTCCTTTATATCTCACACGTCGTTTGTGCTTTTGCTCTTGATTATCCATTGATTTCCTCGTAGCTTTCTTCGTTTTAGTTGTTTTGACCATTTTCCAATATTAAATTATATATATCTTTTAATTAATAGTAGCACATCCATCTAGCACTTACAAAATTTTTATATCTTTATGTTTATTTTGCAA
Coding sequences:
- a CDS encoding transposase: MLLNKNTNDNFTPRQLKLPLDIEKIIDISDPVYTLCEVMDHIDLTRYFVEKDCKTGRPRCDSDKMLKIILFTFMEHGISSLRNIEKLCRTDIRYMYLLDGMKAPSFATFGNFIRNELTTSIEQIFIDINSYIFNQEHVDLHHTYIDGTKIEANANRYTWVWKKSCIKNRNKVFEKISLLIDTMNSEVLSFLNVKLEKRDEYAIDYVEALLENYQKAINLEVSKFVSGAGHKKSIHQKQYQEMQGYLERLKKYAKHLEVCGERRNSYSKTDHDATFMRIKRDYMGNDQLLPAYNMQASICDEYIAVIDAKPYASDMECFQPLMEKFNATYGHYPTYPVADAGYGSYNNYLYCEEHGMEKYMKFTMFERETKNEKYHYDPYRAVNFKRDEQGNLICPNNKKFIYKCDRHIYKNQYGRTEEIYECEDCAGCPYRSECCKRSHGNRTVRLNRELTEIHKEVINNLESIHGALLCMNRSIQSEGTFGIIKWDRSYKRLFRRGEKAVILEFTLISCGYNLYKYHNKKHRTSIAA
- a CDS encoding aminoglycoside 6-adenylyltransferase; its protein translation is MHKDLEVAFHNMLALLKKDMRCKGGWHYGSISRGQDDIYSDYDPVFLVADKDFEAFAADVPYFLRAVSDELLILWPESFNDASFKNYCSVIRLGDNLHQLDFFIINQDHPEAWMCKQHCKGCTKEHILFDQTGEVADFLDKGYRTDNYIPDTLRAIDTYWFHIEMLIKYFKRNDIFKLIKNIQEFLFHSHVDLLLSYYDNLDWGAWESKVKHCIPNEKQEHLKAYFSKADLCSLEAAVKESMVLFKQDAEEICRAKSLEYPTLASEQIIAYFYKRLASDNWS
- a CDS encoding GNAT family N-acetyltransferase → MEYRALSTEEMDLELFKEFKRHQVVTKCWRKIDGNWVVKDNPFEENWGEEEYRILIKCLKHTLETGGIVFGAFKEGILKGISSVESEFFGSNQEYLDLSSIHVSEEMRGMGIGKQLFQMASTWAREKGAKKLYISAHSSIESQAFYKAMGCVEALEYNKEHVEKEPCDCQLEYIV
- a CDS encoding alpha/beta hydrolase; this encodes MRRTVPLEREAELVCDKSSKPPLIFQLPPEQGREVLERAQDAPVYKYPAEIKIIPVQTSNWGTISVYCVIPDNIVGSPHVIYYIHGAGWVFGSFHTHDKLVRELAARTQSIVIFPEYSRSPEAKYPTAVEQCYEVMCSLPDLLVQASCNARLDTLTVVGDSVGGNMATIMTIMAKYRKGPKIHKQLLYYPVTNACFSTESYYKFAVNYYLYRAGMMWFWDQYTMSKKDRNQITASPLRATIEELKELPDAMVLNGEADVLRDEGEAYARRLREAGVNVTAIRFQAIIHDFVMLNALDQTKACRAAMDISTEWINRKNAEVIM
- a CDS encoding AraC family transcriptional regulator — its product is MNYYQEKVENQGNIPAQIYIGNSQCMNCHYPLHWHTHLEFNLVLEGTIKGVINGNSVTIPPGDIFFVNSSDLHETDAVDQNHMRAITLLLSYDLLKEYCPDVDTYYFNWSGNDTIHQQLKKLILECAKLSEKKDVYYELELSIALRKLCLILLKNCKHKRQEKNLSKPEVKSMVDIRKVIAFIENHYEDDLSLSEIATYIGMSPNYFSRFFKNATNETVHSYLTHIRLYHAHKELLNSTHSITELALNNGFPNVKAFIEAFKKAYGTTPNKYKNQFAKR
- a CDS encoding AraC family transcriptional regulator; amino-acid sequence: MNYYERIQKAIDYIEASLEEEMKIEDIAKEAFMSVSNFYRMFFAITGYQTKEYIRCRRISCAAHDLKQGKEKIIEVAVKYAYNSVDAFSRSFKSITGFLPSKYTDSIKNYIFERVNVMDKYFEVQDSEVAEQYPDIKVLKEMKAMRVAYYCYYGKNPEDGAFSVMQDWVKKNNIDINNGNYRIFGYNAPDTDASGEEYGYEVCITIPEDLVVEDEKVKTKELSGGLYAVTAIKRGECLGEAIIKGWQRFQKWLEGSKYVYGEAQWLEEHLGFTQDMEHIGGVDLYMPILLRSDLKAEETEELLSPLTCVSYTVKGKNAENKARKYLFDWARNNGIEFQKAETRLFAFYNFEKIGTPEYFYTLYLTIPEALEIKDEKLIKETFTGGLYLKRFIKYKMNSQSWFNFIKSIEHNEKYCFGSHHFMEEYVINEPMIDGDTDIVQYMPVMRRI
- a CDS encoding MarR family winged helix-turn-helix transcriptional regulator, yielding MKLEGIDEELMLYGMLFALCNRIQTIGDSQFEDITMKQHFMMVALSVMGEEAPTLKETGEFIGCSYQNVKRMATQLEQNGYLRIIQDEKDKRKLRLVATDKMTKLEQVNLEGTNQFMQEMYRGISKEELKMAIGTLKKMNHNLGGTIQ